A window of Sphingobacterium sp. SRCM116780 contains these coding sequences:
- the rplJ gene encoding 50S ribosomal protein L10: MRKEEKQEIVQALAEQIKSYGNFYITDTSELSVEKVNGIRRKCFESDIEIKAVKNTLIKKALIEAGIDSEEIVGALKGASTMMFSEVANAPAKLIQALRKEGDKPLLKAAYIQETAFVGDNQLKALVSLKSKNELIADVIAALESPAKNVISALQSGGNTISGLVKALEQRG; the protein is encoded by the coding sequence ATGAGAAAAGAAGAAAAACAAGAAATTGTTCAAGCTTTGGCCGAGCAGATTAAATCTTACGGTAATTTCTATATTACTGACACTTCTGAATTATCGGTAGAAAAAGTGAATGGCATTCGTCGCAAATGTTTCGAAAGTGATATTGAAATTAAAGCTGTTAAGAACACTTTAATCAAAAAGGCATTAATTGAAGCTGGCATTGATTCAGAAGAAATCGTAGGAGCATTGAAAGGTGCGTCAACAATGATGTTCTCTGAAGTTGCAAATGCTCCAGCAAAATTAATTCAAGCTTTACGTAAAGAAGGTGATAAACCTTTGTTAAAAGCTGCTTATATCCAAGAAACTGCATTTGTAGGTGACAATCAATTGAAAGCGTTAGTGAGTCTTAAATCTAAAAATGAACTCATCGCTGACGTTATCGCTGCATTGGAATCTCCTGCGAAGAATGTTATTTCAGCTCTTCAATCGGGTGGAAATACAATTTCAGGTTTAGTAAAAGCTTTAGAACAAAGAGGTTAA
- the rplA gene encoding 50S ribosomal protein L1, whose amino-acid sequence MARLTKNQKAALSKIEAGKAYSLKEAAALVKEISLTKFDASVDIDVRLGVDPRKANQMVRGIATLPHGTGKTVRVLVLCTPDKEEEAKAAGADFVGLDEYISKIEGGWTDVDIIITMPSVMAKVGKLGRILGPRNLMPNPKTGTVTTEVGKAVTDVKGGKIDFKVDKTGIIHTSVGKASFDADKIYENALEVLQTISRLKPSAAKGTYFKSIHISATMSPGIHVETKSVAGI is encoded by the coding sequence GTGGCTAGATTAACAAAAAATCAAAAAGCGGCACTATCCAAAATTGAAGCTGGTAAAGCATACTCTTTAAAAGAAGCTGCGGCTTTAGTTAAAGAAATCTCATTGACCAAATTCGATGCTTCTGTGGATATCGACGTTCGTTTAGGCGTAGATCCCCGTAAAGCAAATCAAATGGTTCGTGGTATTGCAACTTTACCTCACGGAACTGGTAAAACTGTACGTGTTTTAGTTTTATGTACTCCTGATAAGGAAGAAGAAGCTAAAGCTGCAGGAGCAGACTTCGTAGGTTTAGATGAGTATATCAGTAAAATTGAAGGCGGTTGGACTGACGTTGATATCATTATTACAATGCCTAGTGTGATGGCTAAAGTAGGTAAATTGGGTCGTATTTTAGGTCCAAGAAACTTAATGCCAAATCCTAAAACTGGTACAGTAACTACAGAAGTAGGTAAAGCTGTAACAGATGTTAAAGGCGGTAAGATTGATTTCAAAGTTGATAAAACTGGTATCATCCATACTTCAGTTGGTAAAGCGTCGTTCGATGCAGACAAAATTTATGAAAACGCATTAGAGGTATTACAAACTATCTCTCGTTTGAAACCGTCTGCAGCTAAAGGAACATACTTTAAAAGCATTCACATTTCAGCAACTATGAGTCCTGGTATTCATGTTGAAACTAAATCAGTAGCGGGTATTTAA
- the rplK gene encoding 50S ribosomal protein L11 → MAKEVSALVKLQVKGGAANPSPPVGPALGAKGVNIMDFCKQFNARTQDKPGKVLPVVITVYADKSFDFIIKTPPVAIQLKETAGLKSGSGEPNRKKVASVTWEQVEVIAKDKMVDLNAFTLDAAMRMVAGTARSMGITVAGNAPWNN, encoded by the coding sequence ATGGCAAAAGAAGTCAGTGCGTTAGTAAAATTACAAGTTAAAGGCGGAGCTGCGAATCCTTCACCTCCAGTAGGACCTGCATTAGGTGCTAAAGGGGTGAATATCATGGATTTCTGTAAGCAGTTCAATGCCCGTACGCAAGACAAACCAGGAAAAGTATTACCTGTTGTCATTACAGTTTACGCTGATAAATCTTTTGATTTTATCATTAAAACTCCACCAGTTGCTATTCAATTGAAAGAAACTGCAGGGTTGAAAAGCGGTTCAGGTGAGCCTAACCGTAAAAAAGTAGCTTCAGTTACTTGGGAACAAGTAGAAGTTATTGCCAAAGATAAAATGGTAGATTTAAACGCGTTTACTTTAGATGCTGCTATGAGAATGGTAGCTGGGACAGCACGTAGTATGGGTATTACCGTTGCAGGTAATGCTCCTTGGAACAATTAA
- the nusG gene encoding transcription termination/antitermination protein NusG — MADQSLKWYVVRAVSGKEKKVKQYIDAEVSRLGIEHLVTQVLIPMEKYYLMRDGKKVAKERNYYPGYVLLEAALDGELEHIIKGVNSVIGFLGDKAGNAIPLRQAEVNRILGKVDEMAEQGETINVPYYVGETVKVNDGPFNGFTGEIEEVHEDKKKLIVMVKVFGRKTPLELNYMQVEKE; from the coding sequence ATGGCAGATCAAAGTTTAAAATGGTACGTAGTTCGTGCTGTGAGTGGTAAGGAGAAGAAGGTAAAGCAATATATAGATGCCGAAGTTAGCCGTTTAGGAATTGAGCATTTGGTAACACAAGTGTTGATTCCTATGGAAAAGTATTATTTAATGCGTGATGGAAAAAAAGTTGCTAAAGAACGCAATTATTATCCTGGATATGTTTTGTTGGAAGCAGCCTTAGATGGTGAGTTGGAACATATTATCAAAGGAGTTAATAGTGTTATTGGTTTCTTGGGAGATAAAGCTGGGAATGCAATTCCATTACGTCAAGCAGAAGTTAATCGTATTCTAGGTAAAGTAGATGAGATGGCTGAACAAGGTGAGACTATTAATGTACCATATTATGTTGGTGAGACCGTGAAGGTGAATGACGGTCCATTTAATGGTTTTACAGGTGAAATTGAAGAAGTCCACGAAGACAAGAAAAAATTAATCGTAATGGTGAAAGTTTTCGGAAGAAAGACACCATTGGAATTAAACTACATGCAAGTAGAAAAAGAATAA
- the secE gene encoding preprotein translocase subunit SecE → MAKVLDFFKDSYVEITEKVTWPTWAQLQSSAVIVLVASLIIALLVFVMDKASSNVLELLYGIAS, encoded by the coding sequence ATGGCAAAAGTACTTGATTTTTTTAAAGACTCTTATGTCGAGATTACAGAGAAGGTTACTTGGCCTACTTGGGCTCAATTGCAAAGTTCCGCTGTAATTGTACTTGTTGCTTCTCTTATTATCGCATTATTAGTTTTTGTAATGGATAAGGCTTCAAGTAACGTATTGGAGTTGTTGTACGGTATTGCTTCTTAA
- the tuf gene encoding elongation factor Tu, protein MAKEKFDRSKPHLNIGTIGHVDHGKTTTTAAITKVLADKGLSEARSFDSIDSAPEEKERGITINTAHVEYSTANRHYAHVDCPGHADYVKNMVTGAAQMDGAIIVVAATDGPMPQTREHILLARQVGVPALVVFMNKTDLVDDPELLDLVEMEVRELLSFYEYPGDDIPVIKGSALGALNGEPEWVEKIMELMDAVDNYIPIPPRLTELPFLMPVEDVFSITGRGTVATGRIERGVINSGDPVEILGMGAENLKSTVTGVEMFRKILDYGEAGDNVGLLLRGIEKTDIRRGMVICKPGSVTPHDYFKAEVYVLSKAEGGRHTPFFNKYRPQFYFRTTDVTGEISLAEGTEMVMPGDNVTITVKLISPIAMEKGLRFAIREGGRTVGAGQVTEII, encoded by the coding sequence ATGGCAAAAGAGAAATTTGACCGTAGTAAACCACACTTAAACATTGGTACAATCGGTCACGTTGACCACGGTAAAACTACTACAACTGCAGCTATCACGAAAGTATTAGCAGACAAAGGTCTATCAGAAGCTCGTTCATTTGATTCAATTGACTCTGCTCCTGAAGAAAAAGAACGTGGTATCACAATTAATACTGCACACGTTGAGTATTCAACAGCTAACCGTCACTATGCGCACGTTGACTGTCCTGGTCACGCCGATTACGTGAAAAACATGGTTACTGGTGCTGCTCAAATGGATGGTGCTATCATCGTAGTTGCTGCTACTGATGGTCCTATGCCTCAAACTCGTGAGCACATCTTATTGGCTCGTCAAGTAGGTGTTCCTGCATTAGTTGTTTTCATGAACAAAACTGACTTAGTTGATGATCCAGAATTATTAGACTTAGTTGAAATGGAAGTTCGTGAATTATTATCATTCTACGAATACCCAGGTGATGATATTCCAGTAATTAAAGGTTCAGCTTTAGGTGCTTTAAACGGCGAGCCTGAGTGGGTTGAAAAAATTATGGAATTAATGGATGCTGTTGATAACTACATTCCAATCCCTCCACGTTTAACTGAATTACCTTTCTTAATGCCAGTAGAGGATGTATTCTCGATCACAGGTCGTGGTACAGTTGCTACAGGTCGTATTGAAAGAGGTGTAATCAACTCTGGAGATCCAGTTGAGATCTTAGGTATGGGTGCTGAGAACTTAAAATCTACAGTAACAGGAGTTGAGATGTTCCGTAAAATTTTGGATTACGGTGAGGCTGGTGATAACGTAGGTTTATTGTTACGTGGTATTGAGAAAACTGATATCCGTCGTGGTATGGTTATCTGTAAACCAGGATCAGTAACTCCTCACGATTATTTCAAAGCTGAGGTTTACGTTTTATCAAAAGCTGAAGGTGGTCGTCACACACCATTCTTTAACAAATACCGTCCTCAATTCTATTTCCGTACAACAGACGTAACTGGTGAGATTTCATTAGCTGAAGGTACTGAAATGGTAATGCCGGGTGATAACGTTACGATCACTGTTAAATTGATCTCTCCTATCGCTATGGAAAAAGGTCTACGTTTCGCTATCCGTGAGGGTGGTCGTACAGTAGGTGCTGGTCAGGTAACTGAAATTATCTAG
- a CDS encoding BamA/TamA family outer membrane protein, whose product MQNPDQNKVIKILVSVLFIVLITYTHILKAQNIIEKVTKKVFSTERDSARSGFFMILPAFGYAQETGVEYGIASNYNFYLNKKDTSIRSSNILLMGTYTSKKQSNIKLQTDIWTSNNNYHIVSEIRYRNWPFNFYGIGMDTKKIDEDLISQKLFRAKVEVEKKIIPHYYTGVNIQYDYLQFRDKESGGIFDEASLIGKNGGQQLLIGISQLYDNRNNVSYTTKGYYARAKLAYAPKLWTKEDFEGGIFDTDLRGFFPLHQKVTLAAQAIYRATFGKTIPFYAYRDIGGDMMMRGYYIGRYKDKNYLASQAELRYRFHPRFGVTGFVGLGSVFSKEYNARFVPSYGGGLRYFFSLEHNSNIRIDYAFGEQRPGEKRQSGFYLSLSEAF is encoded by the coding sequence ATGCAAAATCCAGATCAAAACAAGGTGATCAAGATACTCGTTTCCGTGTTATTCATCGTTCTTATCACCTATACGCACATATTAAAAGCTCAAAATATAATAGAAAAGGTTACAAAAAAAGTCTTTTCTACCGAGCGAGATTCTGCCAGATCTGGTTTTTTTATGATCTTACCTGCTTTCGGATACGCACAAGAAACGGGTGTAGAATATGGAATTGCGAGTAATTACAATTTTTATTTAAATAAAAAAGATACCAGTATCAGATCTTCCAACATCTTGTTAATGGGAACTTATACTTCTAAAAAACAATCAAACATCAAATTACAAACTGACATATGGACAAGTAATAATAATTACCACATAGTTTCAGAAATCCGCTACCGTAACTGGCCCTTTAATTTCTATGGTATTGGTATGGATACAAAAAAAATAGATGAAGATTTAATCAGCCAAAAATTGTTTCGTGCTAAAGTCGAGGTTGAAAAGAAAATTATCCCTCATTATTATACTGGTGTAAATATCCAATATGATTATTTGCAATTTAGAGACAAAGAAAGTGGAGGTATATTTGATGAGGCATCTTTAATTGGAAAAAATGGTGGACAACAACTATTAATAGGGATCTCCCAATTATATGATAACCGAAATAATGTGTCTTACACAACAAAAGGTTACTATGCGAGAGCAAAATTAGCCTATGCTCCAAAATTGTGGACAAAAGAAGATTTTGAAGGTGGGATTTTTGACACGGACTTACGTGGATTCTTCCCGCTACATCAAAAAGTAACCCTTGCTGCACAAGCGATATATAGAGCGACTTTTGGAAAAACAATTCCTTTCTATGCATATCGTGATATTGGAGGAGACATGATGATGAGAGGGTATTATATCGGTCGTTACAAGGATAAAAATTACTTGGCTTCGCAGGCAGAATTGCGTTATCGTTTTCATCCCAGATTTGGGGTAACTGGATTTGTTGGCCTTGGATCTGTTTTCTCAAAAGAATATAATGCCCGATTCGTTCCCTCTTATGGGGGTGGTCTTCGTTACTTTTTTAGCCTCGAACACAATAGCAATATTCGTATTGACTATGCCTTTGGGGAACAACGTCCTGGAGAGAAAAGGCAATCTGGATTTTATTTATCGCTAAGTGAAGCTTTTTAG
- a CDS encoding sensor histidine kinase, whose product MIGLYVYAAIFFIILLALAYNLYHHFNLLFRQLVEFAEAVKYHDFTRRFVVKNPKTAEGKLFTAFNQINDIYKEISIDKEIQHQYLDRVINMLNSAIIFYQLENGKVMWVNDAFKQLFHMPHLGNISALKKKHEELYEKTMHLEVGQQQMESVQSSKGKIKLLIQSSSFETQDAVFRIVVYQNINEAMDETETKAWHKLLRVLTHEIMNSIAPISSLAETLNGRLNHFRGQEDIEDLKVGISTIKRRSEGLLHFAKSYRMINKVDQPQLVPIHVAQLFEHIYQLLEPTLIQKNVDVDIILKNTRLVLHADVNLIEQVIINLMLNAIDAVKIRDDAYISLSALEVEGKIQIRIEDNGVGIPTDLQEQIFTPFFTTKKTGTGVGLTLSKQIMLLHKGTIFVNSEEGKGSTFVLQF is encoded by the coding sequence ATGATAGGTTTATATGTCTATGCAGCAATATTTTTTATTATCCTATTGGCACTTGCTTATAATCTTTATCACCATTTTAACTTGCTCTTTCGGCAATTGGTTGAATTTGCTGAGGCTGTTAAATATCATGACTTTACAAGGCGCTTTGTCGTAAAGAATCCAAAAACGGCTGAGGGAAAACTTTTCACAGCCTTCAACCAGATAAACGATATCTATAAAGAAATCAGTATTGATAAGGAAATCCAACATCAGTATCTCGATCGGGTCATCAACATGTTGAATTCAGCGATTATCTTTTATCAATTGGAAAATGGGAAGGTGATGTGGGTCAACGATGCCTTTAAGCAGTTGTTTCATATGCCTCACTTAGGAAATATTTCTGCACTGAAAAAAAAACATGAAGAACTTTATGAAAAAACCATGCACTTGGAAGTGGGACAACAGCAAATGGAATCAGTACAATCTAGTAAAGGTAAGATTAAGCTATTGATTCAAAGTTCGAGTTTTGAAACCCAAGACGCAGTATTTCGAATTGTTGTTTATCAGAATATCAACGAGGCGATGGATGAAACTGAAACAAAAGCTTGGCATAAGCTTTTGCGGGTACTGACACATGAAATCATGAATTCAATCGCTCCGATTAGCTCTTTAGCAGAAACGCTAAATGGTCGATTGAATCATTTTAGAGGGCAAGAAGATATTGAAGATCTAAAAGTGGGTATTTCTACCATTAAAAGAAGGAGTGAAGGACTTTTACATTTTGCCAAAAGTTATCGAATGATTAATAAAGTGGATCAACCTCAACTCGTCCCTATTCATGTAGCACAATTATTTGAACATATCTATCAACTATTGGAACCAACACTCATTCAGAAAAATGTAGATGTTGATATTATTCTTAAAAATACGAGATTGGTTTTGCATGCAGATGTCAATCTGATCGAACAGGTGATCATCAACTTAATGCTCAATGCGATTGATGCGGTTAAAATAAGAGATGATGCCTATATCAGTCTTTCCGCACTTGAAGTTGAGGGTAAAATACAAATCAGGATTGAAGATAATGGGGTAGGGATACCCACTGATCTGCAGGAGCAGATCTTTACACCATTTTTTACAACAAAGAAAACAGGAACAGGTGTAGGATTAACCTTAAGTAAACAAATTATGTTACTCCATAAAGGGACAATCTTTGTCAATAGTGAGGAAGGAAAAGGAAGTACGTTTGTTTTGCAGTTTTAA
- a CDS encoding sigma-54-dependent transcriptional regulator produces the protein MKKAAILVVDDDQDLLTAARILLKPKVRHVQVESNPENLMGHLDKMPYDLVLLDMNFKSTINTGNEGLFWLSRIKEKYPTIRVIMITAYAAVDLAVKSLKKGASDFVVKPWINEQLLATIESTLTEHKNQDKKTKSSLLTLDGTPDLIGQSVIMDELQYKLEKIAPTDANILILGENGTGKDLIAQAIQKRSLRSKEVYVKVDVGSLTESLFESELFGYKKGAFTDAREDRQGRFETANGGTLFLDEIGNISLQQQSKLLTVLQNRYVTPLGSHQVIPVDIRLITATNVALKVLADENRFRKDLIYRINTVEIQVPPLRHRGQDIQLLAEHFLTVYTKKYNKRIDGFETDALKKLFSYHFPGNVRELQYSIERAVIMADQASIRGDDIFFSPIEQQPEEKPFESSISGSNLEELERKTIKAAVERYNGNISKAAKELGLTRAALYRRLEKYDI, from the coding sequence ATGAAAAAAGCAGCAATTTTAGTCGTCGATGATGACCAGGATTTATTGACAGCCGCACGGATTCTGCTTAAACCTAAAGTGCGTCATGTGCAAGTAGAGTCTAATCCAGAAAATCTGATGGGACATTTGGATAAGATGCCCTATGATCTGGTGTTGCTGGATATGAACTTTAAGAGCACGATCAATACAGGTAACGAAGGACTTTTTTGGTTATCAAGAATCAAAGAAAAATATCCCACCATTCGGGTCATTATGATCACAGCTTATGCTGCAGTGGATTTGGCTGTAAAATCGCTTAAGAAAGGTGCCTCGGATTTTGTGGTCAAGCCATGGATCAATGAGCAGTTATTAGCAACAATAGAAAGCACGTTAACAGAACATAAAAATCAAGATAAAAAAACAAAAAGTTCGCTCTTAACCTTGGATGGTACACCTGATCTTATTGGGCAATCCGTTATTATGGACGAATTGCAATATAAACTCGAAAAAATAGCACCAACAGATGCTAATATTCTTATTTTAGGTGAAAATGGTACTGGAAAGGATCTGATCGCACAGGCGATCCAAAAACGTTCGTTGCGCTCAAAAGAAGTGTATGTAAAAGTTGATGTAGGTTCTTTGACCGAAAGCTTATTTGAAAGTGAGTTATTTGGCTATAAAAAAGGAGCTTTCACGGATGCACGTGAAGATCGCCAAGGTCGTTTTGAAACAGCGAATGGTGGAACTTTATTTCTGGATGAAATTGGTAATATTTCTTTACAACAACAATCTAAATTATTGACCGTACTTCAGAATCGTTATGTGACACCTTTGGGATCTCATCAGGTGATACCCGTAGATATCCGGCTTATTACAGCAACAAATGTTGCGTTAAAAGTTCTTGCAGATGAAAATAGATTTAGAAAAGATTTGATCTATCGCATCAATACTGTAGAGATTCAAGTTCCTCCTTTACGACATAGAGGACAGGATATACAACTTCTCGCAGAACATTTTTTAACCGTATATACAAAAAAGTACAATAAGCGTATCGACGGATTTGAAACAGATGCCTTAAAAAAATTATTTTCCTATCATTTCCCTGGTAATGTACGTGAACTACAGTATAGCATCGAGCGCGCTGTGATCATGGCTGACCAAGCGAGTATCCGTGGTGATGATATCTTTTTCTCACCGATTGAACAACAACCAGAAGAAAAACCTTTTGAATCCTCCATATCGGGTAGTAATTTGGAAGAACTGGAGAGGAAAACGATAAAAGCTGCTGTTGAACGTTATAATGGAAATATAAGCAAAGCTGCAAAAGAGTTGGGTTTGACACGAGCAGCCCTTTATAGAAGATTGGAGAAATATGATATTTAA
- a CDS encoding TolC family protein: MKQILIYSLCFLCSLTFANAQSHQRSIAECVQLAIRENPALMQNELNVKRADINLKQAKANRLPDVNANLNHGFSTGRYLDKTINQYTTTNNSSGGFSVGADIPVFNGFRILHDVRMKADAKEASKLEFDSQINVLKLDVIEAFIQILTAQDVLKQSELQTDVTREQVRRAEVLHKEGAINPGDYFDLKGQLANDINAIENNKQLLYLNRLRLSNLLNVEEENLGELKPLEFKPDAEVQTASQLFNSAIEKLPNVPALDWRIKAAERNIKVVKSGYWPSLSLSAGLSTNYSNGADFGYLKQFNNNLGKSVSLNLNIPIFNHLTIYNQVKLAKLDLETAKFQKDIALNNLHVETAKAVFNLKNASSNIVQLQEQQQSYTESFRIAQVHFEAGNSNSVLYLTAKNKLDSSQIQLLVKQYEWLLQKYISDYYAGSLNL, translated from the coding sequence ATGAAACAAATCTTGATATACAGTTTGTGTTTTCTTTGTAGCTTGACTTTTGCGAACGCTCAATCCCATCAGCGTTCAATTGCTGAATGCGTGCAGTTGGCTATTCGAGAAAACCCTGCTTTAATGCAAAATGAACTTAATGTTAAAAGAGCAGATATTAATTTGAAACAAGCAAAAGCAAATCGGTTACCAGATGTCAATGCCAATTTAAATCATGGCTTCAGTACCGGACGTTATTTGGATAAGACGATTAATCAATATACAACAACGAACAACTCTTCTGGAGGTTTTTCTGTTGGAGCAGATATTCCTGTATTTAATGGATTTCGAATCTTGCACGATGTACGGATGAAGGCTGACGCTAAGGAAGCGAGCAAGTTGGAGTTTGATTCACAAATCAATGTACTTAAATTGGATGTGATCGAAGCTTTTATCCAAATCTTAACAGCCCAAGATGTACTAAAACAATCCGAATTGCAAACCGACGTAACAAGAGAGCAAGTGCGTAGGGCAGAAGTACTGCATAAAGAAGGAGCAATCAATCCTGGAGATTATTTTGATCTGAAAGGACAATTGGCGAATGATATCAATGCGATTGAAAACAACAAACAGCTGTTATATCTCAATCGATTACGTTTGTCTAACTTATTGAACGTAGAAGAAGAGAACTTGGGAGAATTGAAACCCTTGGAATTCAAACCAGATGCTGAAGTGCAAACAGCATCCCAACTGTTTAATAGTGCAATTGAAAAACTACCCAATGTTCCAGCTCTTGACTGGAGAATAAAAGCTGCTGAAAGAAATATTAAAGTGGTGAAGTCTGGTTATTGGCCATCACTTTCATTAAGTGCAGGTTTATCCACGAATTATTCAAACGGAGCAGATTTTGGTTATTTGAAACAATTTAACAATAATTTAGGGAAGTCGGTTTCTTTAAATTTGAACATTCCGATTTTTAATCATTTAACAATATACAATCAGGTAAAATTAGCTAAATTGGATTTGGAAACCGCTAAATTTCAGAAGGATATTGCCTTAAACAATTTACATGTAGAAACGGCAAAAGCAGTTTTTAATTTGAAAAATGCCAGTAGCAACATTGTACAATTACAAGAACAACAGCAAAGTTATACAGAGTCATTTCGTATTGCGCAAGTACACTTTGAAGCTGGAAATAGCAATTCCGTATTGTACTTAACAGCAAAAAATAAATTGGATAGTAGTCAGATTCAACTGTTGGTCAAACAATATGAATGGCTCTTGCAAAAATATATCAGCGATTATTATGCTGGCTCGTTGAATTTATAG
- a CDS encoding efflux RND transporter periplasmic adaptor subunit, whose protein sequence is MDRPLEKKKWNNKRILTLVGITGLVGLIAASFYFTSGKSKLNVDADRISIVEIKKDNFQEFIPINGTVLPISSIYLDASVGGRVEEKYVEDGAILKKGDPIMRLSNTDQELSLIQQETQVLNLLTQSQIAQTNAQQVSINNRNQMADVEQAYKEAERVYRLNQKLLNEKAIGSQEFEKSKNEYNYQKERVSLTKQILKQDEVSTNQKANQDRETYHRTQSALELMKRKIGDLIVRSPVDGQLTSFDAEIGQSKNAGERLGQIDVLTGFKVRADIDEHYINRIFPDLQGEFTIGDKSYKLRIKKVYTQVTNGRFQVDMEFINEVPKGIRRGQTLQIRLALSDETKAVLLAKGGFYQQTGGNWIFKLDKNGTTAYRIDIQLGRQNPEYYEVIKGLQPGDKVIVSSYETYDKIQELNIKK, encoded by the coding sequence ATGGACAGACCTTTAGAAAAGAAGAAATGGAATAACAAACGCATATTAACCTTAGTTGGAATTACGGGTTTGGTTGGCCTCATTGCTGCAAGTTTTTATTTTACAAGTGGAAAAAGCAAACTAAATGTAGATGCAGATCGTATTTCCATTGTTGAGATAAAAAAAGATAATTTTCAGGAGTTCATTCCCATTAACGGAACGGTACTTCCTATCAGCAGCATTTATTTAGACGCCTCTGTGGGGGGACGAGTAGAAGAAAAATATGTAGAAGACGGAGCTATCTTAAAAAAAGGTGATCCCATTATGCGTCTGTCCAACACCGATCAAGAACTGAGCCTGATTCAACAGGAAACTCAAGTTTTGAATTTATTAACACAATCCCAAATCGCGCAAACAAATGCCCAACAGGTTTCCATCAACAACCGTAACCAAATGGCCGATGTAGAACAGGCTTACAAAGAGGCTGAGCGTGTATACCGATTAAATCAAAAGTTATTGAACGAGAAAGCAATTGGTTCGCAAGAGTTCGAAAAATCTAAGAACGAATACAATTACCAAAAAGAAAGAGTAAGTCTGACGAAACAAATCTTAAAACAAGATGAAGTTTCGACCAATCAAAAAGCTAATCAGGATCGCGAAACCTATCATCGTACGCAGAGTGCTCTAGAATTAATGAAGAGAAAAATTGGTGATTTGATTGTCCGTTCACCTGTTGATGGACAACTGACATCATTTGATGCAGAAATAGGGCAAAGCAAGAATGCTGGAGAGCGTTTGGGGCAAATCGATGTCCTTACTGGATTTAAAGTTCGTGCAGATATCGATGAACATTATATCAATCGAATCTTTCCTGATTTACAGGGTGAGTTTACAATCGGCGACAAATCATACAAATTGCGAATCAAAAAAGTATACACACAAGTAACCAATGGTCGCTTTCAAGTCGATATGGAGTTTATCAATGAAGTTCCTAAAGGCATTCGCCGAGGTCAAACGTTACAAATCCGATTAGCTTTAAGTGATGAAACCAAAGCCGTATTACTTGCAAAAGGAGGTTTTTATCAACAAACAGGTGGAAACTGGATATTCAAATTAGATAAAAATGGCACGACTGCCTATCGCATAGATATTCAATTAGGAAGACAGAATCCGGAATATTATGAAGTCATCAAAGGTTTGCAACCTGGTGATAAAGTGATCGTGTCGAGTTATGAGACTTACGATAAAATACAAGAATTAAATATCAAAAAATAG